The DNA region CATTTCTGGATGATAGGTTTTTTCCGGAATTTGATAGGTGCATCGGCATTGCAAAGCAACATTTCCCCGGAGAATTATGGCATGAGCAGCTGAAAAAAAATTTCAGAACGCTCAGCCCGTCAGATTTCGGTTTTCATAATGCGTTGCGAACTGAAAGCGGACTCGCTTTTGTTGATTTCGAATATTTCGGCTGGGATGATCCGGTTAAAGCTGCTGCGGACTTCCTGCTCCACCCGGCCATGGATTTGGGTGCGCAACAGATGGCTGTTTTCTTTGCGGGCATGAAAAACACCTTTAAATCTGATCAGAACTTCACCCGGCGTTTTAAAACCTACCTGCCCCTGTTCCGTTTGAAATGGTGTATGATCCTGCTTAACGAATTCATAAACCAGCACCTTGAACGCCGAGAATTTGCCCGTGGCAACGTCGGCAAACGTGAAGAGTTGCAGACGCAGCAACTTGAAAAAGCTGAAATTTTCCTTAATAAAGATTTACAGATACTAAGCGCATTAAATTTACAGAATTAATATAGCGGAGAAATAAATTGGACCAGCGTTCTAAGCAGCTCAGAAAAAAAATCGTGGACGTGCTCCACCATGCCGGGCGGGGCCATGTCGGGCCGTCCATGTCTCTGGTGGAAATGTTGCGCGTTCTTTATGATTCGGTTTTAAAATATGATCCCGCCAACCCGCTTCTGCCTGAGCGGGACCGCTTCATTCTCAGCAAGGGACACGGCTGTCTGGCCCTGTACGTGCTGCTGGCGGAAAAGGGATTCATCAGTGAAAAAGAGTTGTTCAGTTTCTGTTCCTTTGAAGGACTCGTAGGCGGGCATCCCACCACCAAAACTCCGGGAGTGGAGTTTGCCACCGGAAGCCTCGGACATGGTTTACCTTTTGCGGTGGGCGTTGCTGCTGCACTTAAAATCGACAATTCGGCAAGCCGTGTTTTTACTGTACTCGGCGACGGGGAATGCGGAGAAGGTTCAGTCTGGGAAGCAGCCATGAGCGCGGCCCGCCAAAAACTCTCCAACCTGACCGCCATTGTGGATTACAACAAGCTGCAATCCTACGGTCCCACTGAAGATATCTCCGGACTGGAACCTTTTGCCGACAAATGGGAAGCTTTCGGATTTGCTGTACGTGAGGTTGACGGACACGATGTCCCGGAACTGAAAAATGCTTTCGCGGACCTTCCTTTTGAAAAAGACAAACCGTCAGTCATTATCTGTCATACCGTTAAGGGCAAGGGCATACCTGCCGCAGAAAACAATCCCACCTGGCACCACAAAACAAAGATGTCAGCAGAAGATCACGCCATGATTATTAAGGGCATCGAGGATTACCATGCGTAAAGCTTGTCTGGAACAGGTCTACCAACTGGCAAAAAAAGATGAACGGGTAGTTTTTATCGGCTCGGATCTCGGTGCGGGTACCCTCTCTCATTTTCAGGAAGAGATGCCGGAACGTTTCTTCATGGAAGGCATTGCCGAAGCACACGCTGTGGGCATGGGCTGCGGGCTGGCTCATGAGGGTAAGGTGGTCTACATTAATACCATCCAAAGTTTTCTGACCAGACGCTGCTATGAACAGTTGCTGCTCGATGCCTGCCTGCACAACCTCAATGTGCGATTCATCGGAAACGGCGGAGGACTGGTTTACGCCCCGCTGGGGCCCACACACTGGGCCACCGAAGATATTTCCATCCTGCGGGTCATCCCCAACCTGACCGTACTTTCCCCGGCAGATGCCAAGGAAATGAATCGGCTCATGCCGCACACCCTCGATCATCAGGGACCGATTTTCATACGCCTTGCCAAAGGCTACGACCCCATTGTCACCGAAGAAAAATCTTTCGAATTCGGTAAGGCATACTCCTATCGCGAAGGCAAAGACGTGCTGCTCATGGGCTGCGGGGTCATGCTGGGAATTATGAAACAGGCTGGAGATCTGCTGGCCGCGCAAGGAATAGAAGCCTCAATACTGCATCTGCCGACCATCAAACCGCTGGACTCCGAAGCCATAGTCTCCAAAGCGCGGGAAACACGGGCGGTAATCACCGTAGAAGAAAACACCGTGCTCGGCGGACTCGGCAGCGCAGTGGCGGAAATCCTCGCTGAAGCCTGCCTGCCCAACCCGCTGCGCATGAAACGGATCGGGCTGCCGGATTCCTTCAGCGAAAACTACGGCTCTCAATTGCAGCACTTCGCCCATAACGGGCTGACCGCTGAAAATATTGTTGTAGAAACAAAAAAACTTTTAAAATAAAATTATGGCAAAACAACTCAACCTGATCACCCCGCTGCACACTTCCACCAACCGCGATTACTTGGAACGTATGAACGATTCCAAAGTGGAATGCATGCTCAAGGCCAAAGAATATGAATTTGACTATTGGGACGGAGACCGCCGCTACGGCTATGGCGGCTACCGCTATATTGAAGGATACTGGACTCCGGTGGCAGAGGGGTTGATCGAGACATACGGCCTGCAAAAAGGTTCCCGCATTCTGGATGTTGGTTGCGGCAAAGCATTCCTGCTCTATGAACTGCATAAGCTGGGCATGGATGTGCACGGCTTTGATATTTCCAGACATGGACTGGCCGGGGCCAAAGATGAAATCCGGGACAAATTGTTCACCCACCGGGCCGAAGAACCGTATCCATATGCGGACGGGGAATTTGATCTGGTGATTTCCATCAACTCTCTGCACAATCTGCCCGTTTTTAATCTCAAAAAAGCACTTGGAGAAATGGAAAGGGTCGCGCAAAATAAATTTCTGTGCGTGGAAAGCTTCCGCAATGAGCAGGAATTATTCAACCTGCAATGCTGGGCCCTGACCTGCGAATCGTTTTTCAGTAAAGAAGAATGGACATGGATTTTTAAAAATTTCAGCTACAGCGGCGATTACGAATTCATCTATTTTGAATAAACCGGAGACACAATGCAGCTTTATACCAATCTGAAAATTTTCCACTATCAGGACAAGCTCGATTCCCTGCCCCGCGAAGCAGACCGGGTTGAAGCTCCCATCCACATCCGCATAAAACCCACCAACGGTTGCAACCACAGCTGTTCTTATTGTGCCTACCGCAATCCGGAACTGCAGCTGGGGCAGGATATGTCCATTGCCGACCGCATCCCGACCCTGAAAATGAAAGAAATCGTAGCCGACTGTATTGATATGGGCGTAAAAGCGGTCACCTTCAGCGGCGGCGGAGAACCGCTCTGCTACCCGCAGCTGTCCGCAACCGCCCGTGACCTTGCCGAGGGCGGTGTCAGCATTGCCACACTGACCAACGGCGGACTGCTCAGGGACGAAATTGCCGAAATATTTTCCTCCATGGGCACGTGGATAAGAATATCCATGGATGGCTGGGACGGCCCCAGCTATTCCCGGTTCCGCTCCGTGCCGGAAGATGAATTTTCCAAAGTCATGGACAATATTAAAAATTTTAAAAAGCTGAACGGAAAATGCTTTCTGGGCGTCAGCTATATCATCAACCGCGATAATGCCGACCATGTTTATGAAATGGGCAGTAAACTGAAAGATGCGGGGGTGGATAGCATTAAATTCTCTCCCTGCGTGGTCAGTAACGACGGACACGAGAATAATCGCTACCATGCTCCGGTATTCGGCAAAATCAAGGAACAGACCCAGCGGGCCAAGGAAGATCTGCATGATAAAGAGTGTGAAATTTTTGATGCCTACCACGAACTGGATGAAAAATTCGGCAAACCGTACACATGGTGCCCCAACCTCCAGATTCAGCCGGTTATCGGTGCTGACCAGCGGGTCTACACCTGCCACGATAAAGCCTACAACCTTGATTCCGGAGTGCTGGGTTCCATAGCCGAGCAGAGCTTCAAAGATTTCTGGCAGGGCAACCCGGATAAATTCTACAAAATCAATCCCGGCCGGGACTGCAAACACCATTGTGTAGCCAACCGGACCAACAAACTCATCCACGAATACCTCAACGTCAACCCCGACCACCTGCCTTTTGTCTAGGAGTTTTTTTATAGATGAAGATTCTGGTTATCGGAGACGGTTCGCTAGGCAATGCGATTGCCGGTCAAATCCGGCAAAACGGGCATGAAGTTATCCAGACTTCGCGCAAAAATCCGGTGCTTATCCATTTCGAACTAAAAGATGAACCAAAGTTCACCAATCTACCCAATGCTGACTGGGCAGTGATCGGAGCCGGAATTTCAGGTTACAGGGAGTGTGCAGATCATCCCGAATCCCGGACCATCAATGTGGACCGGACCATAGAACTATGCAAAGCATTGCTCAAACGAGGAACTAAGATACTCTACCCCTCCAGTACCGCTGTTTTTGACGGGGAAAAAGCTATGCCCGCCCCGAAAGAGTCCACCTGCCCGGCTACGGAGTATGGACGCCAGAAAACCGATGTGGAAAATTTCCTGCGCAAATTCCCCGGACAGACGGCCATTGTGCGGCTGACCAAACTTCTGGACCGCAAGACCCCGCTCATCTCCGGCTGGCTGGATGACCTTGCCGCAGGGAATAAAATCACTCCCTTCAGCGACCTGAGCATAGCCCCGGTTCTTTTTGAAGACGCAGCACTGGGGTGCTGCCGGATTATGGAAGCGGACGCAGACGGCATATTTCATTGTTCCGGCCCGCAGGAAATCAGCTATCTTGAATTCGGACGTAAACTGTGCTCACAGGCCGGATTCGACAACACACTGATTGAGCCTGCCAGTTGCATGAATTTTCTGAACTACTGCCCGAAACACTCTGCGCTGGAGACAGCAGAGACAGAAGAGCTGATCGGGTTTAAATTTCCCCATGCGCAGCAGGTAATTGAGGAACTGCTTTGCCGCCGCTGCCTGCTCTGTGGAAGCACTGAACTCCGTTTTTTTGAACAATACAATTCCTTTCCCGGCATAACTTCGGACTGCAAGCCGTGGCCGCGGGCAGGAGAATTCATGATCTGCAAGGAGTGCGGACACCCACAGAAGAAGCTTTCCCCCCAATGGTTCAAAGATATCAACGGCATTTATTCCGGATATGAAATGTATCCGCTGAGTGCCGGGAATGAGCCGCTGATCTTTGATGAGCACGGTAAAGGCAGCCCCCGTAGCGGAATCCTGATGGACAAACTTATTTCAGCCCTGTCCTTGCCGGAGAAAGGCTCCGTGCTTGATGTGGGCTGCGGCAACGGCTCCCTGCTGCAACAATTTCATATGCGCCGCCCCAAATGGAATCTCTATGGACACGAACAGTCGGAACAAAGAGAAGAAATACTTCATTTGCAGGGAGTACAAAGCTTCTACTCAGGTCCGCTGAAAAACATCGGGCAGAAATTTGATCTGATCACCATGACCTATGTGATCGAACATCTTGTTGATCCGGTCGACGTACTCAAACAGCTTGGGGGGCTTTTACGCGAGGGCGGGCAGATAATGATCCATACCTCATCATTTGCGGACAACCCCTTTGATCTTATGGTCTGTGACCACTGCTCCCACTTCACACCGGAAACACTGGAATTTATGGCTGCGCAGGCAGGACTGAAGATCACTGCGAAAACAGACCCATGGCTGACTAAAGAAATAGGATTCACCGCCCGCAAATCAAATGGACGCCAAATCCGGCCGAAGCAGGGAACCGCAATACAAAGTCTGGCAGAAAAACTCCGCTGGCTTGACCAACTGGCCCGTAAAGCAGAGCAAATAAGTACTAAACAGGAAACAGGAATTTTCGGAACCGCTGTGGCCGGGACATGGCTGGGTGCGGTCCTCAAAGGCAATGTCTCATTTTTCGTTGACGAAGATCCGGGCAAACAGGGACAAAGACACATGGGGTTGCCCATTATAAGTCCGGCAGATATTCCGGCTGGGGCAGTAGTGGTAATGGGCTTTAATAAAAAACTGGGGACACACATCGCAAAGCGGATTCAGGCAGAACACCCTTTTATTGATTTTTTAATTTCAGATGAATAAAAAGGATCTTACGGAGATCACATGCACCACAATGAGAACGAATCCCTGAAGCAACAGGCTCTGCGGCAGGCATATGACAATGCGGACATGGACGTATTTCCATGCCATAGAACCGAAAAAAACGGACAGCAGAAAGCTCCCGGAAAAATTTATTTCCACACTGTAATTGTTGTATTCGGCAAAGAATTCACCTCCATGTTTGTGAATGACGTACTGCCTACCCAGCTGGGTGCCGGAAACATTGAATCATTAAATACCGAATCCCGCTCAACCTATATAATTTATACCACCCCGGAAGATCGTCCGGCCCTGGAAGAATCCCCCGCTTATAAACAGCTGGCCCAGATCATGGATATCCGGCTCTATCTTGTTGACTGGCAAATAATAGAAAGCAAAAATAAATACAGATTCATGATTCTGGCCCATAAACACGCCATACGCAAAGCACATGAAGAGGGAGCAAGACTTGTAGTTCTCACCCCGGACGCGGTTTTCTCGGAGAACACATTCCACACCCTGTACCGCCGGGCAGCTGAAGGCTATACCGCTATCATGCTCGCAAGCGTGCGTGTTCTCAAAGAAGAGTTCCAGCCGCTCATGCGCCGGTTTTTTTTCACTGCAAAGCGCATAGAAGCTCCCATCAAATCCAGAGAACTGGTCGATCTGGCTCTGGACCACCTGCATCCGGACACCCACAACGCCACTATGGGATCAGAAAAATCAAGCGGCTGGCCTTCGCAGATGTTCTGGTCAATTCCCGGCGAAGGTCTGCTGGCCCATAACTGCCATCTGCACCCGATCATGATTTATCCGGAGACTCTAAGCGAGTTTGAGGGAACAATTGATGACGATTGTGTCTGCAAAATCTGCAAAGAAATCAGCAAGGTATACATTATCCAAGATTCCGATGAAATGGCCGTCTTCGACCTCAGT from Desulfovibrio sp. JC010 includes:
- a CDS encoding phosphotransferase; protein product: MADSDPGELVRSLSGELPVKVAPIRAGRNSRVFRVDCESGKSLLAKFYLQPTADGRSRLKQEWDAIIFMTGSGMGKIPSPLGFDESLQGAIFSFIPGPPVENGTDQDVREIVSFLASLKDISMLPEATQIPRAAEACFSPAELVDNIKNRLARLQALPAENRIYKRMHSFLDDRFFPEFDRCIGIAKQHFPGELWHEQLKKNFRTLSPSDFGFHNALRTESGLAFVDFEYFGWDDPVKAAADFLLHPAMDLGAQQMAVFFAGMKNTFKSDQNFTRRFKTYLPLFRLKWCMILLNEFINQHLERREFARGNVGKREELQTQQLEKAEIFLNKDLQILSALNLQN
- a CDS encoding transketolase, which gives rise to MDQRSKQLRKKIVDVLHHAGRGHVGPSMSLVEMLRVLYDSVLKYDPANPLLPERDRFILSKGHGCLALYVLLAEKGFISEKELFSFCSFEGLVGGHPTTKTPGVEFATGSLGHGLPFAVGVAAALKIDNSASRVFTVLGDGECGEGSVWEAAMSAARQKLSNLTAIVDYNKLQSYGPTEDISGLEPFADKWEAFGFAVREVDGHDVPELKNAFADLPFEKDKPSVIICHTVKGKGIPAAENNPTWHHKTKMSAEDHAMIIKGIEDYHA
- a CDS encoding transketolase family protein, translating into MRKACLEQVYQLAKKDERVVFIGSDLGAGTLSHFQEEMPERFFMEGIAEAHAVGMGCGLAHEGKVVYINTIQSFLTRRCYEQLLLDACLHNLNVRFIGNGGGLVYAPLGPTHWATEDISILRVIPNLTVLSPADAKEMNRLMPHTLDHQGPIFIRLAKGYDPIVTEEKSFEFGKAYSYREGKDVLLMGCGVMLGIMKQAGDLLAAQGIEASILHLPTIKPLDSEAIVSKARETRAVITVEENTVLGGLGSAVAEILAEACLPNPLRMKRIGLPDSFSENYGSQLQHFAHNGLTAENIVVETKKLLK
- a CDS encoding class I SAM-dependent methyltransferase translates to MAKQLNLITPLHTSTNRDYLERMNDSKVECMLKAKEYEFDYWDGDRRYGYGGYRYIEGYWTPVAEGLIETYGLQKGSRILDVGCGKAFLLYELHKLGMDVHGFDISRHGLAGAKDEIRDKLFTHRAEEPYPYADGEFDLVISINSLHNLPVFNLKKALGEMERVAQNKFLCVESFRNEQELFNLQCWALTCESFFSKEEWTWIFKNFSYSGDYEFIYFE
- a CDS encoding radical SAM protein, yielding MQLYTNLKIFHYQDKLDSLPREADRVEAPIHIRIKPTNGCNHSCSYCAYRNPELQLGQDMSIADRIPTLKMKEIVADCIDMGVKAVTFSGGGEPLCYPQLSATARDLAEGGVSIATLTNGGLLRDEIAEIFSSMGTWIRISMDGWDGPSYSRFRSVPEDEFSKVMDNIKNFKKLNGKCFLGVSYIINRDNADHVYEMGSKLKDAGVDSIKFSPCVVSNDGHENNRYHAPVFGKIKEQTQRAKEDLHDKECEIFDAYHELDEKFGKPYTWCPNLQIQPVIGADQRVYTCHDKAYNLDSGVLGSIAEQSFKDFWQGNPDKFYKINPGRDCKHHCVANRTNKLIHEYLNVNPDHLPFV
- a CDS encoding sugar nucleotide-binding protein — its product is MKILVIGDGSLGNAIAGQIRQNGHEVIQTSRKNPVLIHFELKDEPKFTNLPNADWAVIGAGISGYRECADHPESRTINVDRTIELCKALLKRGTKILYPSSTAVFDGEKAMPAPKESTCPATEYGRQKTDVENFLRKFPGQTAIVRLTKLLDRKTPLISGWLDDLAAGNKITPFSDLSIAPVLFEDAALGCCRIMEADADGIFHCSGPQEISYLEFGRKLCSQAGFDNTLIEPASCMNFLNYCPKHSALETAETEELIGFKFPHAQQVIEELLCRRCLLCGSTELRFFEQYNSFPGITSDCKPWPRAGEFMICKECGHPQKKLSPQWFKDINGIYSGYEMYPLSAGNEPLIFDEHGKGSPRSGILMDKLISALSLPEKGSVLDVGCGNGSLLQQFHMRRPKWNLYGHEQSEQREEILHLQGVQSFYSGPLKNIGQKFDLITMTYVIEHLVDPVDVLKQLGGLLREGGQIMIHTSSFADNPFDLMVCDHCSHFTPETLEFMAAQAGLKITAKTDPWLTKEIGFTARKSNGRQIRPKQGTAIQSLAEKLRWLDQLARKAEQISTKQETGIFGTAVAGTWLGAVLKGNVSFFVDEDPGKQGQRHMGLPIISPADIPAGAVVVMGFNKKLGTHIAKRIQAEHPFIDFLISDE
- a CDS encoding SPASM domain-containing protein produces the protein MHHNENESLKQQALRQAYDNADMDVFPCHRTEKNGQQKAPGKIYFHTVIVVFGKEFTSMFVNDVLPTQLGAGNIESLNTESRSTYIIYTTPEDRPALEESPAYKQLAQIMDIRLYLVDWQIIESKNKYRFMILAHKHAIRKAHEEGARLVVLTPDAVFSENTFHTLYRRAAEGYTAIMLASVRVLKEEFQPLMRRFFFTAKRIEAPIKSRELVDLALDHLHPDTHNATMGSEKSSGWPSQMFWSIPGEGLLAHNCHLHPIMIYPETLSEFEGTIDDDCVCKICKEISKVYIIQDSDEMAVFDLSPRDSRLPERLEPFNMDYMVGWVVDHADEFHQQYADHEIRIHNGKCGPLWDKLSKESAELVKEIKAAGLSEEEHFFPKVLLDYDLRFPPLGIDSSCTANEKNQNAQAQGPVPDKKSTRFCLRPWNSPLLMENGDLRSCHLRDEIMGRVDEETTLRKAMHTSRFTELRRQLITGEINDPVCKDCPLAPITNLSDLKRTVADMIRASMK